GTCGGGCACGACCCCTTCATGCTCGACGGCAAACATCTTGCCTGTGCGCCCGAAACCGGTCTGGATCTCATCGACGATCAGGAGCGCACCGTGCTGCGTGCAGAGCTCGCGCAGACGGGTCAGGTAGCCGGGGGGGAGAACGGTGCAACCGCTGGCCGACTGCACGACCTCGACGAGCACGGCCGCCGTGGTGGGGCCCAGGCTCTTCTCGACGGCCTCGATGTCACCAAACGGAACAAGCGTGCAGCCATCGAGCAGGGGAAAGAACCCCTCGCGCCAGTAGGGCACGCCGGACACGGAGGAGCAGCCGATGGACATGCCGTGGAACGAGTTCTGTGTGCTGATGATCTGGGGGCGCTGCGTGGTCAGTCGGGCAAGCTTCATGGCCACCTCGATGGCCTCGGTGCCACTTGCGGTGACGAAGGAATGGTTCAGGTTCCCGGGCGTGATCCCGGCCAGCAGCTCGGCCAGCTGCGCCTGCGTGGGGTTGAACCCGAACTTCGGGGAGAGCGGGAGGCGGTCGAGCTGCGCCTTCACCGCCGCCACCACGCGCGGATTGCGATGGCCGAGGCCGAACACGCCTCCGATGGTGGTGCCATCGATGAACTCACGGCCGTGGCGGTTGCGTATCTTCGTGCCTTCGGCTTCGTACTCGACGAAGTCATCGGTGAGAACCTCGAGGTAGAGGGCGCTCATCGGATCGATGAATCGG
This window of the Pseudomonadota bacterium genome carries:
- a CDS encoding aspartate aminotransferase family protein, translated to MFTAAASLPALDPFEQLTIDAYYRFIDPMSALYLEVLTDDFVEYEAEGTKIRNRHGREFIDGTTIGGVFGLGHRNPRVVAAVKAQLDRLPLSPKFGFNPTQAQLAELLAGITPGNLNHSFVTASGTEAIEVAMKLARLTTQRPQIISTQNSFHGMSIGCSSVSGVPYWREGFFPLLDGCTLVPFGDIEAVEKSLGPTTAAVLVEVVQSASGCTVLPPGYLTRLRELCTQHGALLIVDEIQTGFGRTGKMFAVEHEGVVPDMICLGKFMGGGVLAAGACVYGPAVQQASMAKPAYNNSTWSGNPLVCAAAIAAIHAVIEENLVEQSARLGRYLQEGLEALQRKHPMVVEIKGLGLMRTFVLADGRQGLPLVRYLAKEEHLLLLAPIHAPTLVRVSPPQIVDEAFLDDMLARIDRGLAAVGALSSDELDQFVTDLNAAVQEKLSARYGKR